The genomic segment taacatagctcaagcacggcgttcgtcgttcgactgatcgtgactgttttccgtgccccgacgactagcgttataagctaattagcggtttgcgctaaaactggtcacatacgattagcatgaaaacatatcccagagaacggtcgacttggTAAACGTGTTACCTAACCTAACCCCTAgtttcattttgcgccagatttgtcctttaaaggatgggttaaaaaaacaaacatcttacAGTGGGGTTGAAGGTGAGTGTGATGTGCTTGTGGTAGCCATTGGAGGTGAAGGTGACCTGAGGTAGAGTGAAGTCGTACTGGGAGCGGGACAGCGTGGAGTACAGCATCAGCACATAGCTCTGGAGAAGAAGGCAGAGTTTCAACaaatcaaatttaagactttttaagaacattatgaattaaatttaagacctttattgTCCTTTATCAACTGagccctaaattcagtttttcaagccaagtattgctaaacttgcacttccccatagcatattttttttttatgtctgtggtaaaATCCGAAAAACAGTAAGGCGACTTTAGATCCAACAGCAGCATGTCCTGGGTCTATACATTTATTAAATTCACAATTGTGTCAACATTACGGAGATTTATACCCACTGAATCAGAATCCGAAAAGGACTTCTTGCCAAGTAAGTGCCACTTACGAGGAATTAGCCTTtgttgttggtgcatacataaacatattaaacatcaATCTGAAACAAACTATAAATATagaaacaaataacacatacatataactatttaacattaagaaaaaaggggctgtatacagtatgtaattgTAGAATGTGAATAACGTATACTAGAAAATCTGACTTTTGGTTTAAGGACTATGAGGAAAATGTTTCAGCAGTTTGGGCTTTACAAAATCCCTATGACTAAGAGAGCAGAAATAAAAGCAGCTacctctccatctctgtccagAGGAGGGAAGTTGAAGAAGAGGGACTGTCCCAGAGAGACGCTGTTGATTGGGTTGTCCAGATTGTCACTCTTGTAAAGCTTCACCTGGacaaatgaaaggggagaaacgTTTGTAAAACTTCAACAACTCTGCACATTCCTGCCATGTGAGTAGCAGAAATGTATGcgtttgttcaataaaaaaggACCACAATGCAGGGATAATTTAAGCCAAGCAGCCCTACCGATAGAGTTGCCAGATGTTCAGGGGATGTGTGGACGTTTCCGCTGAGGTCAAACTGATTGATTTGCCTGAATGCGATGATGTTGACCCCTTCAATGTCATTACTGCCGACCTGAGGGGGAACACAGAGCTTAATGTACAGATACAACCCTGGGCTCTTAAAGAAAACGCCAAATGTGAACTGTGGATAAGGCTTTGTACAAGTCACATGGTGTGATAACAGAGAATTAAGTGGAATTAAGGCATTTCCAGCCTTGCCAGAAAGATTAGGGGGCCGGCACTTTTCAGACGAGCTAAAATTATAAACCGAGAGGTTTAAACTCGCAATGGGATTACCTCTGCTTTTGTTCTGCGTACAGTAAAGGGCCCATGTGATAAAATTGCAGATAAGTCATAATCACAGGGTTCCCACAGTTACTTTAACAATTCAATAACAAAAGTTTTCCATACCCTAACTAGGTTTCATTGCCACatataaaaagggaaaaaactAAGACACTGAAAATGTGTTACTGTTTGGACTGGAGGATAAAAAATGGCATGTTACTAGAAGTTCAAAGTTGAAAGATAAAATAGTTGTAGGGCTGCAGAAATAGGTTACCAATTGCTGCctgcatccgcttcaagacactagtatttgcatacagggccacgaaaagatcagccccagcttcccaagagggagtttttcctcgccactgtcgcaatagccatttataatgcttgctcttgagggaattactgtaattgttggggctttgtaaattctaaattatagagtgtggtctagacctactctatctgtaaagtatctcgagataattctgttatgatttgatactataaataaaattgaattgaattaattggaagtcgctttcgCTAAAAGCATCAGCAGCTAAATggcatgtaataataataataataataataataataataatagaaatgcataaaaaaatgtgtaaaaaaataacttgatattttacaacattaaataaaaaaaaaatacaaattcttCTTCAATTAATCCATTTTGAATTCCCTTATAAACGATAACATTCAAGATGGGTGTAATATAATAACTAGTAATTAAGTTACAAAATATACTTTGTACAACCTCTTCTTAAAGTCTACATGTTCTAAACCCTCTACAAGTCAGATTCTCACGTGACCACACGCAACACACGCTCTGCCTAAACGCGctttatacatccatggggTAGAGTTATTCAGAGGGCAGATTCAACACAGAAGAAGTATAATTCAGGCATTATCAGGCCGTTATTAAGTTTGCTTCTTACCtctatagctctgtgttgtgGTAAGGCCCTCTCTATGTGGTCGTTGCCTTCCGCTCGCAGCTGAATTAGATATTTGCAACCCGGCTGCAAGGAAACATAACATTCATCAAGTCATATGACATGTACAGTAAAACGGTTTTAGAAGACACAGTAAAAGTATAGCATTTGATAACTGCCAGGGTTCAATATGCTTGCTgtgtacaaaataaaatatatatacagtatgttcaaagctgcttacacaatgtgttttacaaggtcaaaacaatactttttaaagattttttttgggggggattttccctttatttgagtgacagtggatagacaggaaaggagagagagagagatggaggatgacacgcagcaaagggccgcaggtcggactcgaacccgggaagctgcaaaggactccgcctatatggggcgcacgctcgtacagggtgagctagaggtcgccccaaaacaatactttttgtaGAGATCTAGAAGGCAGGACAATAACCTGTAGAGTGCAGCAACTTTAGttaattaaagtgctcatattatgctttttgggcttttccccgttcctttattgtgttatatatctttttttgtgcacgttataggtttacaaagtgaaaaagcccaaagtccaccccaaagggaaccatctccaacagaaaacactgttcacaaaccgctccaaacagctctattgtagtcatgcagcctttacttccgtgacaaacgtgtcactttgtaacacgtcataatgctcgcctagctgctagcgtggcactccctcattctctgcttccgactggctagtagtccttacctagctactgcgcatgtgcgactcccaacaaagatggaacagaagtgtgatgcctcactgtgtagctaaaacagagctcaacacagggtgaaaagaggagctgcagcaatgtgcagtacaacaaaaagatggtgttttttgaaaattaaaccatgtaaacctattctggtacaacctctaaatacaattatgaacctgaaaatgagcataatatgagcactttaaaacccTCCGATATGATTTGAACATGTTCCTAACGTACTCACCAGGAGTCCCCTGAGTCTGAAGCGACCCTCCTCATCGGTGACGGTGTCCTCGCTGTAGAGGCTACACTCTCCCTGTCCCACCGCCTCCACGGCCACATCCCTCTCTGCATCCCCACTCAGAGACTGCACCGCTCCGTAGCAGCTGAGGACGACAGTACAAAATCAGGACACGGATCAGGACGATGTGCTGTGGACATTTTTGGAGCTGGACCCCTAGAACAAACAGCATCAAGGTACACCTGTATACCTGTACGCAGTCTTAATGCCAGTTATGTCGATACTGAGGGTTTGACCCTCCTCCACTGTGATCATCTGAGACGCTGGCTCAAAGCGGAACTCCTTCATCATGGGCTTGAAGTAGTACTGACCAGGACTCTGGAGCAGAGATAAGCAGTGGGTACATCAAATGGAAAGcagaataaatatatacattagcTGGAGCACAACACAAGTCAAAGCATCCCTACAATCAGCTTCACAGTTTAGCAGAATTAAGATCTCACAACACAGAAAGAAAATTACAATAGTGAAGGCATATTAAGAAATTGCTGGATCCCTACCAGGTTATTAAAGGTGAGCAGGCCGGTGTCCTGAGTCACCAGGTTGGAGCGAAACTGTCCTCCACTCAGAGACAGGAGGACACCTGACAGGGGAACACCATCCTCCGATTTGATCTACAAtacagagggaaagagagggagagcacAGGTTATAGATCTCACGCCATGTAAATTTACCAATGGATTCATTTACGGTTTCAGCACTTTATATTATAcccaggggttaaattgggacGGGGCTGTCCGGGGCTCAGCAACCGCACATAGGCCTGCGCTCTTCTATGTCATCAGGGGACGCTTAACTAAGCACATCttcaacaaatatatttttacatttttccccTCGGTCTTAAAAATTCCAACGATGACTTTAACACGTCATCAAACcttgttatattttatttatggttTGTCAAATGAGATAAATCAGATTTTGTAATCTATGTCCACACACATGTGCACCCATGGCAACCCTGAAACCAGAACCCTCCCCCCCATAACAAATCCCAATTTACCCCTGATTATAGCCCATGAGTGTGTCAAAACAAATGATAGAAATTGGACATATTTGAAAAGGGTTGTAGCTGTGGATGGACTGGGAGGTAatcttttcaaataaaaaaggagTATGAGGTGAAAAATGGCCATTGCAATAAAGCCATACTAGCACAGAGAAATGACATCACTTAGTCAGAGCTCAAATTGCGAGAGCCAAATTGTGAAATGATGGGTataatcagacagacaggtgagttTAGCATCTCTAGTGTTCTATTCCAGAGAGGATATACAATAGAAGGATAAATAAGGACACAAAACACATTGTAAACGCTGTAGAGAAGATTTCAAAGCAATTCATCACACAGTCTGAAAAGGGAAACTAAAACTGATCATTTGTGCCAGGATCTCATGGTCGGCGTAGATAATTGCAGACCCCACTGACAAAGGCAGTACAAAAGGCGACGCACTGGCAGCAGCACACAGCAAAGCAGAGCAGTGATTCAACTATCAGTGATGGTtgcttttaattgtattttttgaaaacaaAGTAGGAACCAACAGCAGCCTCTCATCATGTCATTTCATATTCAATTTAAACCACATAATCACGGCCAAGTAGTAAATGTGAACAAAGAGCTCTAATTTGTAAAATATTCTGGAtgaaagtgtcagctaaattaGTGCAGATCTAAAAGTGGCTAGTGATTACTGGGATGTTAATATGTACGTGTATGCATGTGAGGACTGGTCACATTGTACCTTGAAGGTGACACCAGCCAGAGCGAACGCCTTGAAATCTCCCAGGGTTCCCTCCACTGGACTCAGGACGAAACCTTCTTTACTGGCACTGATGTCGTACTGCCGGTTGCTGTGGAGCGGACCCACGCTGAGGCAAAGAGAGGAGCACAACGGTGGTTAGGACTCCAGGTTGCATATTTTatactgtgtgttgtgtgattaCAATACTATTCAAGATATGTTATTGTCATTTTATGAACACAACAAAATGATGTTGGTGGCAATCAACGCAGCagtagtaaataaataaaaaggcattGCACATAGCTACTAGCTCTCTATATGCTATCCCACATACAGAACTATTTTTGTTTCAGGGTTCAAGGCAACTGCTGGCAAACCCTCAAGATTCCCAAGACTTGCAGGAGATCTTACAGAGCAAGTCAAGGAAAATTAACCTACGGATTCATTTTGACATTTAAAATTGCACTTTTACAACGTGTAATGTGGGTATCagtaaaatttgtttttttaggtgCTTCTTGACCCtttcaacatttcttttttcccgACAAAAGCAATTTTGTATAGGGGCCAGTAAAAATTGACTTTGGGcaagtagaatttttttttccacttgctCGACCGGACAAGTGACACACTAAATCTTAAACCTTTAATGTCTGTGTCATGgttgctagcatggctaaaaactaCTCtcaactagggctgaacgattaattgcatttgcgataatatcgcgatatgttaaaacgcgatttcctaatcgcaaaggctgatttgatgactcgcgagagcaaatcagtctgcactacgcagagaaagcatcaacttagcacgctaacgctacactgtactTTGAGCTGATCTcggtcattcaaacaattctgagttgaagtttaaaacttttacagccattttaataaaatgaagggttttgttcgggctcgagtccatacatgcagttaatggatacaggcacgcagaactgaaggctcggttggcaacgagctagctctgattagcggttagctacggttagctccgttataaagatatgggtggaggagctgccactgagaggggtaacaatcagactgataaatgacggttcggggagctttcaaagcagcgtggccgcggggtttcaacttattttattagtacagttaatcccacggcaagaccaccagcagctaacgtaacgatagcctctctgagctagtgcagtgttgacggtgtcggcacgcaacttcacaagggggaggggctggaggcagctcctctgtgtgtgtgtgtgtgtgtgtgtgtgtgtgtgtgtgtgtgtgtgtgtgtgtgtgtgtgtgtatatatatatatatatatatatatatatatatatatatatatatatatatatatacacacacacacacatacacatatatacatacacacatatatatatacatacacacatatatacatatatatacatacatacatatatatatatatatatgtgtgtgtgtatgtgtttttacttatttaactgtgtgttgttcatactatacaatgatttgtttgtctttgttgaataatacagaagacaaagagcttaaaaaaataatcgaatatcgaatcgcaatcacaatatttgtggaaaaaaatcgcaattagattattttcaaaaatcgttcagccctactctCAACCACCTGCTCATCTGCAAACCAAACATCTGTATAAACACTGGAGAAGAATAACTGAGCAAGCTTGAACAAAAAAAGCCAAGTCAAAAATTTCAATACAGTTTTCATGCCACAGAACGGCACAGATGCAGCGCTTCATGAGCTAAAAGCTCCAGGCCTGGCACTCTTATGTGCAGCTTTTGACAGTGTTTACCCTCAGGTCCTTTTAAACAGCTGCACAAACTTGTTGGTCTCTCAGGTGCAGATTGTGATTTAATTATCTGGGGATCTAGggattctatttttttttttttttatacacactCCGTTCAAATGTGTTCATGGACTGGCTTCTAGCTATATTTAGGACTTGTTTAGCCCATAAACGTATAGCAGAGCCCTAAGATCTGGACTCTTCTCCTTTCAGCATGACAAAAATGTAGCATCCAGACTTATAGGACGGCTGTTTGCAGCTTGTGTCGCATCCTTCCTCTAGTTTTCATCGCTCATGTGAAGTGCTGGGTTCTCATACCTGTATGCTCCCATCTCATTGGTGGCCACGGTAACGAGTGGTGCAGCAGTTCCTCTTTCACTGATTGAGATCTCCACACCCTGTAGCTCCGGTGACACCTTGCCCTCCAGGAAGAGACCTGCACGCCCTGCAATGTCCACCAGCCGACCTGGACACGACTCTGTCGAGAGATTGTCATTACTTTTTAGGTAGCATGTTGGTATTAGAGGTTTTAGGATGCTATTATGTTATGTGCTCTTTCGCCATCTAAAACAATACAGTCGGAAGTCAGGGTAAAAATGTTATAAGCATgtgcaagagtgtgtgtgtgcgtgtgtatgtggaACTTACCTCCAGTGATAGCTGCCTCTACCTCAGGAGGATAGAACAGTAGTTCCTTGGATGAGGGTGTCACTGTGATCTTCTCTCCAGCCCTGTACAGTCATACAGTCTATTTTAACTCACTGCATCATCACATGAGGTTCAAGACTAAGCAAGACTCTTATTATTAGTGGATGTCAACCAGCCGCTAATAATAAAGTTGCAAATTGATGGGGGTTATTTGGGAGTCTAGTGTTCTggaggtgaaagtcctgttcaTTTTGTCCAGACAATTTTTTAAAAGGGACTCACAGTTGGAGCGGTTTTAAAGATTTTCAATACAAAAAGATAAGCAACTTCGTAAGAAAATAtgtagttaaataaataaaaagtcaagATTCAATACTTTCAAGTTGCTACGAATTTGGTGCAGTGTgctcattacaaaaaaacaacaaaaaacagtcatagcagGACGTTCAATACCTAGCCTGTGGGCATtaacagagaagagagaagtTTATTACAACTCCTCGACTTGCCTTTTATTAGGAAACATCCAATCACTGAGTTTAACATTCTGTTGCGTGTGCAGCTAAAAGACAAGTGGAGGTTAAATCTTATGCTTTGTAGAAAACTGATAAATACCACATCTATGGTGCCGTGTTCTGTTCCAAACTGCAATGACAAAGCATTTCAAATTTGCTACAGCTTTGAGTCTCGCCTCTGTCTGAGCAATAGCAATGGCTCATGGGCACAGTTATATTAAGAGCCATCCACCATGCCAAACGAATGCAACCCAGAAACAAAAAGAgtagaaatggaaaaatgcagCGTGACTGACCGGGCCCAGTAGGAGAGCTCATAGTGGAAGGGGCCTGTCAGTTCATCGGCTTTCTCTTGGATAGGAGGGCTATCGTCCCTGGCACCCCCATCCTCTTCGGCGGCGCGGCGCTCACGTTCCTGACGGCGCAGTTGAATCTCTTGCAGCTGCTGCTCCTGCCTCTGCTCCTCCAGGCTCCGCAGGGGACCCAGCACCAGCGCCGGCTCACTCTCAATAGATGATCTGatagaggggagggaggggggaaaaaaaaacacacatgtaaGATAGACATTTGCATAAGGATGTTCTTTGTGCCAATATTAGCACACAGGGTTCTATGAACAatgagctgtaacaattccaaattttgctgtatAATTATTTGTCTCAGAGATAAttgcaatataatataaaaatatatataaaaaaagtatagtataattgtctctttcagtcaaattaaaaaaaatatttatttattactttttttaaacaaattaaagctttgaatgaattccaggatacatcttttggttatatcgctggtatgtagtctatatccttgacgttccacttctgggatggCGCTGTTGCAGCCAGAAaatctgccggatttcactcattttggCCGGATATCAGTTGCCTtaggcttcctttgtgttggcattttaaactccggtcgatttatgaggactacggttctcagatctctgcagggtaaatccagacagctagctatacggtctgtccaatctgagttttctgttgcacgactaaaacaacttttgaaaacGTACACgtaccaccaaaacaagttccttccgagcttattttgcagcggcaccgcagcttttctccggtgcttagcaccatccaagacaattgtgattggtttaaagaaaagccaaTTAACCAGAGAACGTTTTcttcccatcccggaatgctacgtggagtagccagacctggatgcgctttggaggagggtctggcaaagcgataCTACTGGTATCTGACCCAGACAATGTAATAACACCAAttcacagcctatgaagtaaacaacgcctctttatcataaaaaatgttttctaactgtatcccccttgtcatttttgttaCTATGAACATGTATATAGGGTCAtgtgccaacaactaacaattgaaataataataaaactatttagtccgaccaataatcacttctataattacaatttggcatatctaaacaaaatcaacaattaccggTCATATGCCTTAAGACCTTGTTAGCAATTCATTAAGGTTAAGCAGAGAAACCCGCGATTATGTAAAACAACTGACAATTAGACAATTGTGTAAttattgttacaggcctagccATGGCGAGTCCTTACTTGATAGTAACGGTGACGTCTAGGATCTTGTCGGTGGTGATGAGCCCAGTCATGTGATGGCGCACTGCGGTGAGGGTCAGGATAGTGGGGGCCGAGCTGTTCGACACAGGTTAACGGTCACTTGGTTGAACTGTATCGAGGGAGAACACTCTTTTAACCCAGAAATGAAAACGGACACAGCATCTCATTACTTACGTATCGTACGTGTAGAAGTCCTGCTCAAACTGGTGGCAGGAGCGAGGGGTGACTTTGTAAACACCTGGACAAGCCATTTTTAGTTGATTAATTACTTTGCTCCagttttatatttagctaagTCTGACACGGACCTTTTAGGCTCAAGACACTGTACTCGAACTATGCATGAGGGAATATTTGGTAcgctgatattttttttttctagatatTCTAATTCATGCTAATGAGGGGGGTCAATAGAATAAACTTCACCAGGCTTGGAGAGGCAGAAGCGGTTGACTCCCTTAGAGAGGTTGTACACGCCGACGTTCTCAGGTTTGCTGCCATCTTGGAAGAACTCCTGCACAGAAAGACACATTCAGTTAGAATTAGAACAATTGTGGACGTGCCACCAACTGTTAACAACACACGCCAGGTACTGATTTACTGACCAAAGTAATGGCATGTGAGAGGGAGCAGCGCAGGATGTAGCCAATCTGTCTGAACTCCACCCCCACAACATCGGAGTCCAGAACCTCCACTTCTATGGACTTGTGCTTCCAGCACCACTCCTCATGAGTAATACTCACTGGCAGGTGTAAACATGGGAGAGAACAACAAGTAGTTAACAAAATAGATTAAACAGTAACAGATATTTGTGGAAAAGGGTTAAATCTGTCACACCATGCAAGGAGGGAAAAAAACTCAAAAGCCTCGATCACATCAGATTGAGGCTCTCCCATTTTATAATGATCTCATctttaaatataatttgttttggcattataggcctttatttgtgacaggacagcttagacatgaaaggggagagagagggggaatgacatgcagcaaagggtcgcaggtcaGAACCGAACCCGCGGCATTGAGTACCGACCCTTTCCATATGGGTCTCTACCACGTGAGCTAACCAGACGCCCGAATTATCATAATCAtcatctttaaacaaatggttaagaAAGTAAACTTCTTACACTACTTGGGCTTGGCAACACTGCACGCTGAGTAAACATGCTTCAAAAGATGCGGTGTGTGCAGATGGCTACAGATTGAGTGTAGTGAACAGCGAGTGAGATGGGTGCAGCACCAGAAGGTACCGAAACACCGGCTGAATAATGTGTGCTTCCTGGAAAGCTGGTGCTAAATATCAGCTATGCTCGGAAGCTGGAAATGACTAATTACTGATTTCACCGCAATCGTTGGGAGAGTAATCAGTGCAAtttctgaataaaaatgtacacagGATGGAGGAATTAGTTTATATACAATGGTCGGCTTGAGTTCTTCCACTCAAAACTTGCATGCTGATTCTGCATCTGTGCTCTCCTTAAATGGTGATTTATTCAACTGCAACTTCTAATTTGTTACTGCTCTAATTAAtccaataataaaagaaaaatcacaaaatgaaaaacaatctcaattagggctgcacaatgtatcgtttgttttttttaaatcgtcatTGCGATATTGACTGGCGCTATAAGCCCACCgagaaaggctgcgacatatcgcgaaagaataaaatgtagcctaactctcttttttttgtggcgactttttatattcaattcaatgttcaataaaagaatgctggaaatgattttctttcatttgctTTAAACAAGCAGTACagtttaataaatgtttatttatagaaagtaatatcgttatcgccaTATTCAACGATATCGCAAATCACATATTTgcctcatatcatgcagccctaatcACAATTATTAATACTACTAGTATTTAGCATGTCAAGTGTTATTGGTAGGGCGTCCTGACCTTTGTATTTCCCTGGTAAGACGTCGTCAAAGGAGAAGCTGAGGATGTCACTGTTGCCTGGCAGCGACACCgtccttctctctccctgccGACTCACTGGTTGCAGGGTTACCGACAGGTCGTCGCAGGACGCTAGCGATCAAGCAGAGGACACAAGCTCAGTGAAAATATGAACAACTACACAAAGACGTCATATTTTAATGGGGTTAAAGCTGCATTTCAGACAAAAGAGTGTCTTTTTAGAAAAAAACTAAGTGTACATTACCAGGTTCTTACCTAAACAGTAGACTTTTCCAGAGACAGAAGCCATAAATTGGGTGAAAAGTAGGTCTGTGAGGGGCTGGTCCACAAGGGAGACCTCCAGGGCCTGAGGCTGGAGAGCCAGGCCTGCTTTCACCTCGGCCTCGGGGAGCAACACCTGCACACATGGAAATACAACCAAAGTTACCTTGTAGAAAGCAAagtttatatctatctatctattataataattatatctCTGGCAATACATCCCAAAACTTAGTAGTATTTACTTATTCTGGATTGTTTCTGAATCCGTTAAAGATTTGGGCTGTTGCGCTTTCCTTACTTTCCTTTAGACTATAATCTTATACGTTATGTTTTAAACATATCTGAGAATCAAGCATTGAAGGCTTCTTGTCCATTTATATTAGTGACTGAAAATGGAGGCTGACAAAATTTTGGTTTTGAAaaagttgcttttttgttgaaattAAGAGGCACTGTGTAGAAAACTCTTCATTTCAATTTCACTAATCAGCCGTTCCTTGCCCATTGCAATGCTTTCAAAGTAAACAACAGGAAGAAATAGGGCGCCTGACAAAAGTTCAGCTTGTCACTTGTGGGCAGTTAGGACattccaataaaaaacaaaaatgcaatcCAACTGATTTTGGCGCCGACGCCCGCTCGTGTCACAGTCAGTTAGGACAAGGTGTTAGATATCTTGTCAGCTGTGCATCTTAATGACAGACTTAACGACCCACTAAAACTGGGCTCTAcaattttatataaatataacagTATGTCATTTCACTTTCAGGGTGGATTTTCCCTTTAAATCGGGGGTCATTTTTTAAGttaaggaccccttaacttagagagagatagagcagggaccccctcctacatatattgtttaaaatgaagttgcataacaaactgggcctacaataatgtgtagggccGCCTTTCTacctttttgcatagaatactacgctaaaattaattaattaattaaaatagccTACTAATTGTTGCCAtgcttttataaatcatgtttaaatattaaacatacatgtagcacagtgaacccttaggatgaactgcatatgtggatggccttagtgactactttactgttggattcatgttaaaggtccaatatgtaatatttgtactgtaataaatccaaaaatgacaccaatgcctcatcagatattaaggaaacatgttaaactgaaatactatcttttctgacaacaatgcta from the Perca flavescens isolate YP-PL-M2 chromosome 2, PFLA_1.0, whole genome shotgun sequence genome contains:
- the nomo gene encoding nodal modulator 1, with the translated sequence MLRITIRADVGAIWVLFCITYSQFLTVSSEDIVVACGGFVKSDVEINYSLIEIKLYTKQGSLKYQTDCAPINGYFMIPLYDKGDFVLKIEPPLGWSFEPTSVDLHVDGVSDICTKEEDINFVFTGFSVSGTVLSKGHLLGPAGVEVKLTPAGTEEKLQSVVTQPGGKYTFLKVLPGNYDITAAHPSWTLEQSTTSVLVSNANAPAADHLVVGGYDVSGEVRSDGEPMKEVTFLLYSAAVKKEDVGGCNTSPVDGADSGDSSLVYLCSSLSREDGTFVFPSLASGDYTVVPFYRGERITFDVAPSRMNFKVEHNSLKLEPIFRVMGFSVTGRVLNSVGGEGVSDATVSLNNQIKVLSKEDGSFRLENMTAGTYTIRVSKELMFFEPITVKIAPNTPQLPDIITAGFSVCGQISISHLPEGMKQQGRYKVSLTPPGQDNAASRTIDSDPQGAFCFQAKPGDYSVHVLLPEAEVKAGLALQPQALEVSLVDQPLTDLLFTQFMASVSGKVYCLASCDDLSVTLQPVSRQGERRTVSLPGNSDILSFSFDDVLPGKYKVSITHEEWCWKHKSIEVEVLDSDVVGVEFRQIGYILRCSLSHAITLEFFQDGSKPENVGVYNLSKGVNRFCLSKPGVYKVTPRSCHQFEQDFYTYDTSAPTILTLTAVRHHMTGLITTDKILDVTVTIKSSIESEPALVLGPLRSLEEQRQEQQLQEIQLRRQERERRAAEEDGGARDDSPPIQEKADELTGPFHYELSYWARAGEKITVTPSSKELLFYPPEVEAAITGESCPGRLVDIAGRAGLFLEGKVSPELQGVEISISERGTAAPLVTVATNEMGAYSVGPLHSNRQYDISASKEGFVLSPVEGTLGDFKAFALAGVTFKIKSEDGVPLSGVLLSLSGGQFRSNLVTQDTGLLTFNNLSPGQYYFKPMMKEFRFEPASQMITVEEGQTLSIDITGIKTAYSCYGAVQSLSGDAERDVAVEAVGQGECSLYSEDTVTDEEGRFRLRGLLPGCKYLIQLRAEGNDHIERALPQHRAIEVGSNDIEGVNIIAFRQINQFDLSGNVHTSPEHLATLSVKLYKSDNLDNPINSVSLGQSLFFNFPPLDRDGESYVLMLYSTLSRSQYDFTLPQVTFTSNGYHKHITLTFNPTRKVPDQDVAQGSYIALPLTLLLLLAAYNHEKVIPLLLQVVNRIQGVRSMAQASGESAALDEAKRQAKRQKARRT